The following proteins are co-located in the Chryseobacterium daecheongense genome:
- the nuoK gene encoding NADH-quinone oxidoreductase subunit NuoK produces MGEVNTFIQSVPLNYFIILSSVLFCLGVLGVLLRKNAIVILGCVELMLNSANLLLAAFSAYKGNSDGQLLVFFIMVVAAAEVAVGLAIIAMLYRNTRSVDVSIFNKLRG; encoded by the coding sequence ATGGGAGAAGTAAATACATTTATACAAAGCGTCCCTTTAAATTATTTCATTATTCTTTCATCAGTATTGTTCTGTTTGGGAGTATTGGGAGTGTTATTGAGAAAAAACGCTATTGTAATTTTGGGTTGTGTAGAGCTTATGCTCAATTCTGCAAATCTTTTATTAGCTGCTTTTTCGGCGTATAAAGGAAACAGCGATGGACAACTTTTAGTTTTCTTCATTATGGTGGTTGCTGCTGCTGAAGTAGCAGTAGGTTTGGCAATTATTGCTATGCTATATAGAAATACCCGTTCTGTAGATGTTAGTATATTTAATAAATTAAGAGGATAA
- a CDS encoding NADH-quinone oxidoreductase subunit J, with product MDQFLFFLVAFLAVAGAVYFVFAKNPLYAILSLIVTMFSIAGMYILLNAQFLAIIQIIVYAGAIMVLFLYILMMLNLNKEDESKKNNTLKFIGVFTAGLLLIGILGVFRGVQDNHIVVENVDRGVGLTKNLGKLLFNEYVLPFELASILILAGIVGAVLIGKKDL from the coding sequence ATGGATCAGTTTTTATTTTTCTTGGTGGCTTTTTTAGCAGTGGCAGGTGCAGTATACTTTGTATTTGCAAAAAATCCTTTGTATGCTATCTTATCATTAATTGTTACAATGTTTTCCATTGCAGGGATGTACATTCTTTTGAATGCGCAGTTCCTTGCTATTATTCAGATCATCGTATATGCAGGAGCGATTATGGTATTGTTCCTTTACATCCTGATGATGCTTAATCTTAATAAAGAAGACGAAAGTAAGAAGAACAATACTTTAAAATTTATTGGAGTCTTTACAGCCGGTCTATTATTGATTGGTATTTTAGGAGTATTCAGAGGAGTTCAGGACAACCATATTGTAGTGGAAAATGTAGACAGAGGTGTGGGTCTTACTAAAAATCTGGGTAAACTTTTGTTTAATGAATATGTTTTACCGTTTGAGCTTGCTTCCATCCTTATTTTGGCAGGTATTGTAGGTGCGGTATTAATCGGTAAAAAAGATTTATAA
- a CDS encoding NADH-quinone oxidoreductase subunit I: protein MKLTNRSKVVSNKEMTLAEKIYLPAIFKGMGITFKHAVRTVVKGAPAVYSYPEVQKPRADIWRGQHVLKRDEEGRERCTACGLCAVACPAEAITMTAAERTKEEKHLYREEKYASVYEINMLRCIFCGMCEEACPKSAIYLTDRLVDVETNRGSFIYGKDKLVEKINERIDITTRQSEKQKNAVK, encoded by the coding sequence ATGAAACTTACTAACAGATCAAAAGTTGTTTCTAATAAAGAAATGACCCTTGCTGAGAAAATCTACTTACCGGCGATTTTCAAAGGTATGGGGATTACATTCAAGCATGCTGTAAGAACCGTTGTAAAAGGAGCTCCTGCAGTATACTCGTATCCAGAAGTACAGAAACCAAGAGCAGATATCTGGAGAGGTCAGCACGTTCTGAAAAGAGACGAGGAAGGCAGAGAAAGATGTACCGCTTGCGGACTTTGTGCGGTGGCATGTCCTGCAGAAGCAATTACCATGACTGCTGCTGAAAGAACTAAGGAAGAAAAACATCTTTACAGAGAAGAAAAATATGCATCAGTATATGAAATCAATATGCTGAGATGTATTTTCTGCGGAATGTGTGAAGAAGCATGTCCAAAATCAGCAATTTATTTAACCGATAGATTGGTAGATGTGGAAACCAACAGAGGTTCTTTTATCTATGGAAAAGATAAATTAGTTGAAAAGATAAACGAAAGGATTGACATCACGACAAGACAATCCGAGAAACAAAAAAATGCGGTAAAATAA
- the nuoH gene encoding NADH-quinone oxidoreductase subunit NuoH — protein sequence MDLITFKLILVLALFLLSLTIAAYSTWAERKVASIMQDRIGPNRAGPFGLLQPLADGGKFFFKEDFTPANAEKFLFVLGPALVMFISLITGAVIPWGKSLNIGGMSYDLQVANIDVGVLFIIGMASIGVYGIMIGGWASNNKYSLLGAIRASSQMISYELAMGLALLSIIMMTGSLDLKVITEAQTTGKLWGLIHIDGMNWNIFYQPLAFLIFIVAALAETNRHPFDLPECESELVTGYSTEYSSMKLGLYMFGEYVNMFISNAFMVVLFFGGYNYPGIEWVTQNWGENIAGILSIGAFLVKTIIGILIFMWIRWTLPRFRYDQLMHLGWKTLIPLAVLNLIVTGALILAFGH from the coding sequence ATGGATTTAATTACATTTAAATTGATACTTGTACTAGCACTTTTCTTGCTTTCGCTAACGATAGCGGCCTACTCTACCTGGGCAGAAAGAAAGGTTGCTTCTATCATGCAGGACAGAATCGGGCCTAACAGAGCCGGACCTTTCGGATTGCTGCAGCCTCTTGCTGATGGTGGAAAGTTTTTCTTTAAAGAAGACTTTACTCCTGCCAATGCAGAAAAATTCCTTTTCGTATTGGGACCTGCTTTGGTGATGTTTATTTCATTAATTACAGGAGCTGTTATTCCTTGGGGGAAAAGTTTAAATATCGGAGGAATGTCTTACGACCTTCAGGTGGCTAACATTGATGTCGGCGTACTTTTCATTATCGGAATGGCTTCCATTGGGGTTTATGGGATCATGATCGGAGGTTGGGCATCTAATAATAAATATTCATTATTGGGTGCTATCCGTGCTTCTTCTCAGATGATCTCTTATGAATTGGCAATGGGATTGGCGCTGCTTTCTATCATCATGATGACAGGAAGTTTAGATTTAAAAGTAATTACTGAAGCTCAAACAACAGGAAAACTGTGGGGACTTATCCACATTGACGGGATGAACTGGAATATTTTCTATCAACCGTTGGCTTTCCTTATTTTTATTGTTGCTGCACTAGCAGAAACGAACAGACACCCTTTCGATTTACCGGAGTGTGAATCCGAACTTGTGACAGGATATTCTACGGAATATTCCTCCATGAAATTAGGTTTATACATGTTCGGAGAATATGTAAATATGTTTATCTCCAACGCATTTATGGTTGTTCTTTTCTTTGGTGGTTATAACTATCCGGGAATTGAGTGGGTAACACAAAACTGGGGAGAAAATATTGCAGGAATATTAAGTATCGGAGCGTTTTTAGTTAAAACTATTATCGGAATTCTGATCTTTATGTGGATCAGATGGACACTACCGAGATTCAGATATGACCAGCTGATGCACTTAGGATGGAAAACTTTGATTCCATTGGCTGTTTTGAACCTGATTGTTACCGGAGCTTTGATTTTAGCATTCGGACATTAA
- a CDS encoding 2Fe-2S iron-sulfur cluster-binding protein: MSEEVKKFKITIDGQTTEVLPGTSILEAARQIGGKSVPPAMCYYSKLETSGGRCRTCLVEVSKGSEADPRPMPKLVASCRTNVMDGMEVKNLTSDKAQEGRKAVTEFLLVNHPLDCPICDQAGECHLQDLGYEHGVENTRTEFERNTYEADDLGPHIKLNMNRCILCARCVLTANQLTETREHGILFRGDHAEISTYLNKALDNDFIGNVIDVCPVGALTDRTARFASRVWFTNPMNASCKCDKCSGKAVVWLKGDEVVRVTARKDQWGEVEEFICDTCRFERKELKDWNIEGPRHIDRHSVISLNHYEKPKDELRVLDNPMAKEISEKDEK, from the coding sequence ATGAGCGAAGAAGTTAAAAAATTCAAAATAACGATAGACGGACAGACTACTGAAGTGTTGCCTGGGACTTCCATCCTGGAAGCAGCAAGACAAATCGGTGGAAAATCTGTACCTCCGGCAATGTGCTACTACAGCAAGTTGGAAACCAGTGGAGGAAGATGCAGAACTTGTTTAGTAGAAGTTTCTAAGGGATCTGAAGCGGACCCTCGTCCCATGCCAAAACTGGTGGCAAGCTGCAGAACCAATGTAATGGACGGAATGGAAGTGAAAAATCTTACTTCTGATAAAGCTCAAGAAGGTAGAAAAGCCGTTACTGAATTTTTATTGGTTAACCACCCGCTGGACTGCCCTATTTGTGATCAGGCTGGAGAATGTCATCTTCAGGATCTTGGATATGAACATGGTGTGGAAAATACCAGAACGGAGTTTGAAAGAAACACCTACGAAGCGGATGACCTGGGACCACATATCAAGCTGAATATGAACCGTTGTATTCTTTGTGCAAGATGTGTTCTTACAGCGAATCAACTTACTGAAACCAGAGAGCATGGTATTCTTTTCAGAGGAGATCACGCAGAAATCTCGACTTATTTAAATAAAGCTTTGGATAATGATTTCATTGGGAACGTTATCGACGTTTGTCCGGTAGGAGCTCTTACAGACAGAACCGCACGTTTTGCAAGCAGAGTTTGGTTTACCAACCCGATGAATGCTTCATGTAAATGTGACAAGTGTTCAGGAAAAGCAGTTGTATGGTTGAAAGGAGATGAAGTGGTAAGGGTTACAGCCAGAAAAGACCAGTGGGGAGAAGTTGAAGAATTTATCTGTGATACATGTCGTTTTGAAAGAAAAGAATTGAAAGACTGGAATATTGAAGGTCCAAGACATATCGACAGACATTCTGTGATTTCACTCAACCATTATGAAAAACCTAAGGATGAGCTAAGAGTTTTAGACAATCCTATGGCTAAAGAAATCAGTGAAAAAGACGAAAAATAA